In Zingiber officinale cultivar Zhangliang chromosome 6A, Zo_v1.1, whole genome shotgun sequence, a single genomic region encodes these proteins:
- the LOC121994115 gene encoding UPF0496 protein 4-like, whose translation MASSGLIKWFDSLFSHPSSLLESSSSSASSRLFEETLALRLRSLLPVPCESPGTPILWLASALRVLSLTLSDAAAAFVASDSLDSDVDYLDSSVALLDACNAVSAEIARVERRLLYLRLALRCLTPDEDGHDEDRPKGKLHCARKAVAEWESIPSREIGRSAGELIHRMAPRCAESAARRRVTYAAEEVSRLVMAAALVALGGREGKSQIGEMRVSCDCPWAEAFNQVAAAVSDRLGASLPLELATVEAEVGTLARGIEREDVGDGVVATVGRAAEELTSALEKLRESVNGAFQAATGTRNALLNGLRARNWS comes from the coding sequence ATGGCTTCTTCTGGTTTAATCAAGTGGTTCGATTCGCTCTTCTCCCATCCGAGTTCCCTGCTCGAGTCGTCCTCTTCCTCCGCTTCGTCTCGCCTCTTCGAGGAAACCCTAGCTCTCCGCCTCCGCTCCCTCCTCCCGGTTCCCTGCGAATCCCCGGGTACGCCTATACTCTGGCTCGCAAGCGCCCTCCGCGTGCTTTCCCTCACCCTATCCGACGCCGCCGCCGCCTTCGTTGCCTCCGACTCCCTCGACTCCGATGTCGATTATCTCGACTCCAGCGTCGCGTTGCTTGACGCCTGTAACGCCGTCTCCGCTGAGATCGCGCGAGTGGAGCGCCGCCTGCTCTATCTCAGACTCGCCCTCCGCTGCCTGACCCCCGATGAGGACGGCCACGACGAGGATCGTCCAAAGGGCAAGCTCCACTGCGCACGAAAGGCGGTCGCGGAGTGGGAGAGCATCCCGAGCCGCGAGATCGGGCGTTCTGCCGGCGAGCTGATCCATCGAATGGCCCCGCGGTGCGCGGAGTCTGCTGCTCGCCGCCGCGTGACGTACGCGGCAGAGGAGGTTTCGCGCCTGGTGATGGCGGCGGCGCTCGTGGCTCTCGGCGGAAGAGAGGGTAAATCGCAAATAGGCGAGATGCGGGTTTCCTGCGATTGTCCGTGGGCGGAGGCGTTCAACCAGGTCGCGGCGGCCGTTTCGGACCGACTAGGAGCGTCATTACCGTTGGAGTTGGCAACGGTGGAGGCGGAGGTGGGGACACTGGCGAGAGGGATCGAACGGGAGGACGTCGGAGACGGAGTGGTTGCGACAGTGGGGAGAGCGGCGGAGGAATTGACGTCGGCATTGGAGAAGCTGAGGGAGAGCGTGAACGGAGCGTTTCAGGCAGCGACAGGAACCAGGAATGCGTTATTGAACGGCCTGCGGGCTCGTAATTGGAGCTAG